From the Gadus chalcogrammus isolate NIFS_2021 chromosome 15, NIFS_Gcha_1.0, whole genome shotgun sequence genome, one window contains:
- the LOC130404897 gene encoding serine/threonine-protein kinase pim-2-like: MDGLIDSITVRVVSADFDALYEELQQLGQGGFGSVFAGCRKEDRLPVAIKHIPMAKVTMTQETVEGRLTDFPLEVSLMLRAAEDRPDPGAPGTVVLLLDWFQLDQELILVQERPSACVDLLSYMDSKGGRLQEQDAKMILHQVVEGIQGLHSRGVLHRDIKPENLLVETGSGTPRVRVIDLGCGCRHNSGVYSEFSGTASYIPPEWFTLQSYRADPMTVWQLGVLLYELLTGDVPFQTSGQIIWKMVPCIKSNISPNCKDFLKRCLNKRAGGRLALGALLHHPWLL, from the exons ATGGATGGGTTAATAGACTCAATAACGGTCCGTGTTGTTTCAGCCGACTTTGACGCTCTGTACgaggagctgcagcagctgggACAAGGAGGCTTCGGGAGTGTCTTTGCTGGCTGCCGGAAAGAGGACCGTCTGCCT GTCGCTATAAAGCACATCCCCATGGCCAAGGTCACAATGACGCAGGAG ACGGTTGAAGGGCGGCTGACGGACTTCCCGCTGGAGGTGTCTTTGATGCTGAGGGCCGCTGAAGACCGCCCGGACCCGGGGGCCCCCGGTACCGTGGTCCTCCTGCTGGACTGGTTCCAGCTGGACCAGGAGCTGATCCTGGTCCAGGAGAGACCCAGCGCCTGCGTGGATCTCCTCTCCTACATGGACAGCAAGGGGGGCAGGCTGCAGGAGCAGGACGCTAAG aTGATTCTGCACCAAGTGGTGGAAGGGATCCAAGGGCTCCACTCCAGAGGCGTTCTGCACCGCGACATCAAGCCTGAGAACCTCCTGGTGGAGACAGGCTCCGGGACGCCCCGGGTCCGGGTCATAGATCTGGGGTGCGGCTGCCGCCACAACAGCGGGGTGTATTCAGAGTTCAGCG GCACCGCTTCGTACATCCCCCCAGAGTGGTTCACGCTGCAGTCCTACAGAGCCGACCCCATGACGGTGTGGCAGCTGGGGGTGCTGCTCTACGAACTGCTCACGGGAGACGTCCCTTTCCAGACCAGCGGTCAAATCATCTGGAAAATGGTTCCATGCATCAAGAGTAACATATCACCaa ACTGCAAGGACTTCCTGAAGAGGTGTCTTAACAAGAGGGCTGGGGGCCGCCTGGCCCTGGGGGCCCTGCTGCACCATCCATGGCTGCTGTGA
- the adam8a gene encoding disintegrin and metalloproteinase domain-containing protein 8a produces the protein MQYSDYLICLYIFFGGTCVDSLKKLPHVIKYETITPQKLHKLSQTNTKQQKTPPIVTFSLAIDGLNRTLHLERNIHLIGRNFTVVHYSDQGTAETTIPDYKDHCYYHGRVVEVEDSSASIDLCSGINGYVRIEDQSYLIEPLAEEGETDQQEGTGEGEGLHAVYNSRHLRRKRSSCGHDNEETVFDHGSIPSGLFRLSKPKSSQQMKKFQIGKTRTVELVLVVDYAEYKKYGRKTVTARMLAVVNHVDKLYRSLGTRVMLVGLEIWTYGDQIEVSPDPDVTLERFMAWRQQTLLPRTKHDNAQFITKVDFIGNTVGLAYTGEICTSRSVAVNEDHTDNAIGVATTLAHEMGHNLGLSHDAPGCVCRSSQPQSGCIMAPSHGHFYPEVFSTCSLDQLAQFLEQKDPACLLETPSTDRIFGGPVCGNAFVEPGEECDCGTVTECKNPCCNATTCKLNAGSKCAEGECCSNCQLQPTGTRCRFQATECDMAEFCTGFSAACPKDAFTQNGRPCNRRSGYCLNGQCPSREQHCKRLWGPDAQEASARCYSFARKDQKCGTLMCSGGWKFPLTNSRTTYPVPNGEPCYEASIDPKDNFPADLVKIPTGTKCGSNMVCYEQSCQNKKDIVSVYGTEDCSDKCNNRGVCNHERQCHCDPGWATPYCDVKLTEGSPGMKPSVVIGLSVATVLVLLFVGFFGVLLWRKKSRGSQKRPRHTSTGEVNPVFQSGQGSPRPRPPSIGKPKFVTSTASQVSRPATQPLRGGLVPSRAAPEPPKKMAFVAQPPGVHQMVKLSPRVPSQDIDLKNKPPPPARPLPPLQSKTVTKPTPPVPPSKPSGSPSPWTHNQLPAARAALKPPTHLR, from the exons ATGCAATACTCGGATTATTTAATATGTCTTTACATCTTCTTTGGGG GGACGTGTGTGGACAGCCTAAAGAAACTACCTCATGTGATCAAATATGAAACAATTACGCCTCAAAAACTACATAAACTAtctcaaacaaatacaaaacaacag AAAACCCCTCCAATAGTCACATTCTCACTGGCCATAGATGGGCTGAACAGGACTCTCCACTTGGAAAGAAACAT ACATCTTATTGGGAGAAACTTCACTGTTGTACATTATTCTGACCAAGGCACTGCAGAAACAACCATACCAGATTATAAG GACCACTGCTACTACCATGGGCGCGtcgtggaggtggaggactcCTCGGCCAGTATCGACCTCTGCTCAGGAATCAA CGGGTACGTGCGTATCGAGGACCAGTCGTACCTCATTGAACCCCTCgcagaggaaggggagacaGACCAGCAGGAAGGCAccggagaaggggaggggcttcaCGCCGTGTACAACTCAAGACACCTGAGACGGAAGAGGAGCTCCTGTGGCCATGACAACGAGGAGACCGTCTTTGACCACGGGTCGATCCCCTCCGGACTGTTCCGTCTCAGTAAACCG AAAAGCTCTCAGCAGATGAAGAAATTCCAGATCGGCAAAACCAGAACAGTGGAATTGGTTCTTGTGGTGGACTATGCAGAG TACAAGAAGTACGGCAGGAAGACTGTGACAGCGAGGATGCTTGCGGTGGTGAACCACGTGGACAAG CTGTATCGTAGCCTGGGTACCCGCGTGATGCTGGTGGGTCTGGAGATCTGGACCTACGGAGACCAGATAGAGGTCAGCCCCGATCCAGACGTCACACTGGAACGCTTCATGGCCTGGCGCCAGCAGACACTGTTACCGAGGACCAAGCATGACAACGCTCAGTTCATCAC gAAGGTGGATTTCATCGGCAATACCGTAGGCCTGGCGTACACCGGTGAAATATGTACCAGCCGTTCTGTGGCCGTCAACGAG GATCATACCGATAACGCCATCGGGGTGGCGACCACCCTTGCCCACGAGATGGGTCACAACCTGGGCCTGTCTCATGATGCTCCAGGCTGCGTCTGCCGGTCCTCCCAGCCCCAGAGCGGCTGCATCATGGCCCCGTCACACGG GCATTTCTATCCAGAGGTGTTTAGCACATGCAGCCTGGACCAGCTCGCCCAGTTCCTGGAGCAAAAGGACCCTGCTTGTCTGCTGGAGACCCCCTCTACTGACCGCATCTTTGGAGGCCCCGTGTGTGGAAATGCCTTTGTGGAGCCTGGAGAAGAATGTGATTGTGGCACTGTGACG GAATGTAAGAATCCATGCTGCAATGCCACCACATGCAAACTCAACGCCGGGTCCAAATGTGCAGAGGGAGAGTGCTGCAGTAATTGCCAG CTGCAGCCGACTGGCACCAGGTGCAGATTTCAGGCCACAGAGTGTGATATGGCCGAGTTCTGTACCGGCTTCTCTGCCGCCTGCCCCAAGGATGCCTTCACCCAAAACGGCCGGCCCTGTAACCGCCGGAGTGGCTACTGCCTCAACGGACAGTGTCCCTCCCGGGAGCAACACTGCAAGAGACTTTGGGGCCCAG aTGCTCAGGAGGCATCGGCGCGTTGCTACAGCTTTGCTCGCAA GGATCAAAAGTGTGGGACGCTGATGTGCTCAGGAGGCTGGAAATTCCCCCTCACTAACTCACGGACCACTTACCCTGTTCCCAATGGAGAGCCATGTTACGAGGCGTCCATAGATCCTAAGGACAACTTCCCAGCCGATTTAGTGAAGATTCCTACTGGGACCAAATGTGGAAGCAACATG GTCTGCTACGAACAGAGTTGTCAAAACAAGAAGGACATAGTGAGTGTTTACGGAACGGAGGACTGCTCGGATAAGTGCAACAACCGCGGG GTGTGTAACCACGAGAGGCAGTGCCACTGTGACCCCGGTTGGGCCACGCCCTACTGTGATGTGAAGCTCACAGAAGGGTCTCCAG gGATGAAACCTTCTGTCGTTATTGGTTTGTCAGTGGCCACAGTGCTGGTTCTTCTGTTCGTCGGGTTCTTCGGAGTATTGCTGTGGCGCAAAAAGAGCAGAGGCTCCCAAAAGAG ACCTCGCCACACCTCCACTGGAGAGGTCAACCCCGTGTTTCAGTCGGGACAGGGAAGCCCTCGTCCCAGGCCACCGTCGATCGGCAAGCCCAAGTTTGTGACGTCTACGGCTTCTCAAGTCTCTCGACCGGCGACTCAGCCTCTCAGGGGGGGATTAGTACCCAGCAGAGCCGCCCCGGAG CCTCCCAAGAAAATGGCCTTTGTGGCTCAACCGCCTGGGGTCCATCAG ATGGTGAAGCTTTCACCAAGGGTCCCAAGCCAGGATATTGATTTAAAG AACAAACCGCCCCCACCAGCTAGACCGCTGCCACCACTTCAAAGCAAAACG GTCACAAAACCAACACCCCCAGTACCTCCCAGTAAGCCCTCTGGTTCCCCATCCCCGTGGACACATAATCAACTG CCTGCCGCCAGAGCTGCTCTGAAGCCTCCCACCCATCTGCGATGA
- the LOC130405233 gene encoding IQ motif and ankyrin repeat domain-containing protein 1-like: MLTTMEAETQRRAEEEQKHEGALTDGLKQGLELVQKEHERCQRELQRARTQLSKRISEHDACSGKGMEPATLTVTLQTVHGAEGVLSDAREAARRASDQLSLAKLSVRERSGGGTGLRCAHHDAITACGRSVLRLGWSLRFCVTLDSVPENGGVLCRVRDLDDVLFKDVGGKIRHDGRWPLVVDPGGQAASFLRYRDTNYLDAVSPGGLQADRLRVSLLGAIRFGKPLVIDMKEAELFASVLSQLDQVMPGLGKELFSKELLRKERYLSLVRSSDGPSYARTEFRSDRIENFALIIITKQRHPQEHLLKTFYPIEVES; the protein is encoded by the exons ATGCTGACCACCATGGAGGCAGAGACACAGCGGAGAGCAGAAGAAGAGCAGAAGCACGAGGGGGCTTTGACTGATGG TCTCAAGCAGGGGCTGGAGCTGGTCCAGAAGGAACACGAGCGGTGCCAGAGAGAG CTGCAAAGGGCCCGCACCCAGCTGAGCAAGCGGATCAGTGAGCACGACGCCTGCTCCGGGAAGGGGATGGAGCCGGCAACCCTCACAGTCACCCTGCAG ACGGTTCACGGTGCCGAAGGCGTGCTGTCAGACGCCCGGGAGGCAGCCCGCCGCGCCTCGGATCAGCTTTCCCTCGCCAAGTTGTCAGTCAGAGAGCGCTCTGGCGGAGGTACAGGCCTGCGCTGTGCACATCACGACGCAATCACGGCATGTGGCCGTTCTGTTCTGCGCCTCGGTTGGTCGTTAAGGTTTTGCGTGACTTTAGATTCCGTCCCGGAGAACGGAGGCGTGCTCTGCCGCGTGCGAGATCTCGACGACGTTCTCTTCAAAGACGTCGGAGGCAAGATCAGACATGACGGCAG GTGGCCCCTGGTGGTGGACCCCGGCGGTCAGGCTGCCTCGTTCCTCCGCTACAGAGACACCAACTACCTGGACGCCGTCAGCCCTGGGGGCCTGCAGGCTGACCGGCTGAGGGTCTCTCTCCTGGGGGCTATCAG ATTTGGTAAGCCCCTGGTCATTGATATGAAGGAGGCGGAGCTGTTTGCCTCGGTGCTGAGTCAGCTGGACCAGGTCATGCCAGGACTCGGCAAAGAATTGTTTAGTAAGGAACTTCTCCGGAAGGAAAG GTATTTGAGCTTAGTCCGCTCCTCTGACGGCCCAAGTTATGCCAGAACTGAATTCCGGTCGGACCGCATTGAAAACTTCGCCCTGATAATTATTACTAAACAGCGCCACCCACAGGAACATTTACTAAAAACATTCTACCCCATTGAGGTCGAAAGCTAA